One genomic window of Glycine max cultivar Williams 82 chromosome 16, Glycine_max_v4.0, whole genome shotgun sequence includes the following:
- the LOC100782501 gene encoding uncharacterized protein isoform X1 encodes METVVGIEDNDDGRFEDSGVDRSSSALSSPKQISNPIVYKLVRVEGDGKLVPATDDEVMEVGDFLEYENSEMHVVTNTGQSLECISIERSSSGKLRLECLEGTAEADLGKLNAKLQYIEQILQKVKEEEKHRISCGSPVHSHENIDSQCSADKFPVMDGKVQSETPCQEIPSIASSFNYTHSNQSGSIDQCSRPSEGVIESGSSASAVYSNLKSDISMSDGEICLDKLSIRELHELFKVTFGRETTVKDKQWLKRRIAMSLTNSCDVSATTFIIKDNKIVRKFEEDSSGNMNAGSLISSENMTEEDVNFKDSSAVDACGIDDNQVVSETRSENGLEYENYQTGQRAAKRIRRPTKRYIEELSENESREHNPRLSISNKTVGFGHVSPTSNVRPARNAFSEARTYSTRLDSLGGSNVQIPCVSRVRRSRPRKDIASLMKFHPTGMGEAEKLSNKLLEHSSDAGSDFSDKVLKSRMPAKFHQPSSSEPVKEQCPVICPIELRQELRPKRADPSGHTSDDNNIVTVPTAKGGMRRKHHRAWTLVEVIKLVEGVSRCGAGRWSEIKRLSFASYSYRTSVDLKDKWRNLLKASFALAPADEGINSRKHGTAPIPEKILLRVRELAEMNSQVPPNYSSSQLASGGGSVHGDRSGYL; translated from the exons ATGGAAACTGTGGTTGGAATTGAGGACAATGACGATGGAAGGTTTGAAGACAGTGGGGTTGATAGAAGCAGTTCGGCTTTGTCTTCACCGAAGCAAATTTCCAACCCAATTGTATACAAGCTTGTTCGG GTTGAAGGTGATGGGAAGTTAGTGCCTGCAACGGATGATGAAGTAATGGAGGTGGGGGATTTTCTTGAGTATGAAAATAGTGAAATGCATGTTGTCACAAACACTGGACAAAGTTTGGAATGCATATCAATTGAAAGATCATCTTCTGGGAAGCTTCGATTGGAGTGTTTGGAAG GAACTGCAGAGGCAGATTTGGGGAAACTAAATGCAAAATTACAG TACATTGAGCAGATTTTGCAAAAGGTCAAAGAAGAGGAGAAACATCGCATATCATGTGGATCACCTGTTCATTCTCATGAAAATATAGATAGCCAGTGTTCAGCTGATAAATTTCCTGTCATGGATGGGAAGGTTCAATCTGAAACTCCCTGCCAGGAAATTCCTTCTATAGCATCAAGTTTTAATTATACTCATAGTAATCAATCTGGGAGTATTGATCAGTGTTCCAGACCTTCAGAAGGAGTAATAGAGAGCGGATCATCTGCTTCTGCTGTCTATTCCAATTTAAAGTCTGATATTTCAATGTCAGATGGAGAAATATGCTTGGACAAGCTATCAATCAGAGAACTGCATGAACTGTTTAAGGTAACGTTTGGTCGGGAAACTACTGTGAAAGACAAACAGTGGCTGAAAAGGAGGATTGCCATGAGTTTAACCAACTCATGTGATGTTTCAGCTACAACTTTCATTATTAAAGATAACAAAATAGttagaaaatttgaagaagacAGTTCTGGAAATATGAATGCTGGATCTTTAATCTCTTCGGAAAATATGACTGAAGAAGATGTCAACTTTAAGGATTCATCTGCTGTAGATGCTTGTGGAATTGATGATAACCAAGTTGTTTCTGAAACAAGATCAGAAAATGGATTGGAATATGAGAATTATCAGACAGGACAAAGAGCTGCAAAAAGAATTCGGAGACCTACGAAGAGATATATTGAAGAGCTCTCTGAAAATGAATCTAGAGAGCACAATCCGAGGTTGTCAATTTCTAATAAAACCGTGGGATTTGGACATGTTTCTCCAACTTCGAATGTCAGGCCTGCTAGAAATGCTTTTTCAGAGGCGAGAACATATAGCACCAGGTTAGACTCTCTTGGAGGTTCTAATGTCCAAATTCCTTGTGTGTCTCGGGTTCGGAGAAGTCGTCCAAGAAAAGATATCGCGTCTCTTATG AAATTCCATCCAACTGGAATGGGTGAGGCTGAAAAACTGAGTAATAAGCTCCTTGAGCATAGTTCTGATGCTGGTAGTGACTTTTCAGACAAAGTTTTGAAGTCAAGAATGCCTGCAAAGTTTCATCAACCA TCCTCTTCTGAACCTGTGAAAGAGCAGTGTCCAGTAATATGCCCGATTGAGCTACGGCAGGAATTGAGGCCAAAAAGGGCAGATCCATCTGGCCATACTTCAGATGACAATAATATAGTTACTGTTCCCACTGCAAAAGGAGGGATGAGGAGGAAGCATCATCGTGCATGGACTCTTGTTGAGGTGATTAAATTGGTGGAAGGTGTGTCACGGTGTGGAGCAGGGAGGTGGTCTGAAATCAAACGGCTCTCCTTTGCATCATACTCATATCGTACCTCTGTTGATCTTAAG GACAAGTGGAGGAATTTGCTCAAAGCTAGCTTTGCACTGGCACCTGCAGATGAGGGG
- the LOC100782501 gene encoding uncharacterized protein isoform X4: METVVGIEDNDDGRFEDSGVDRSSSALSSPKQISNPIVYKLVRVEGDGKLVPATDDEVMEVGDFLEYENSEMHVVTNTGQSLECISIERSSSGKLRLECLEEADLGKLNAKLQILQKVKEEEKHRISCGSPVHSHENIDSQCSADKFPVMDGKVQSETPCQEIPSIASSFNYTHSNQSGSIDQCSRPSEGVIESGSSASAVYSNLKSDISMSDGEICLDKLSIRELHELFKVTFGRETTVKDKQWLKRRIAMSLTNSCDVSATTFIIKDNKIVRKFEEDSSGNMNAGSLISSENMTEEDVNFKDSSAVDACGIDDNQVVSETRSENGLEYENYQTGQRAAKRIRRPTKRYIEELSENESREHNPRLSISNKTVGFGHVSPTSNVRPARNAFSEARTYSTRLDSLGGSNVQIPCVSRVRRSRPRKDIASLMKFHPTGMGEAEKLSNKLLEHSSDAGSDFSDKVLKSRMPAKFHQPSSSEPVKEQCPVICPIELRQELRPKRADPSGHTSDDNNIVTVPTAKGGMRRKHHRAWTLVEVIKLVEGVSRCGAGRWSEIKRLSFASYSYRTSVDLKDKWRNLLKASFALAPADEGINSRKHGTAPIPEKILLRVRELAEMNSQVPPNYSSSQLASGGGSVHGDRSGYL; the protein is encoded by the exons ATGGAAACTGTGGTTGGAATTGAGGACAATGACGATGGAAGGTTTGAAGACAGTGGGGTTGATAGAAGCAGTTCGGCTTTGTCTTCACCGAAGCAAATTTCCAACCCAATTGTATACAAGCTTGTTCGG GTTGAAGGTGATGGGAAGTTAGTGCCTGCAACGGATGATGAAGTAATGGAGGTGGGGGATTTTCTTGAGTATGAAAATAGTGAAATGCATGTTGTCACAAACACTGGACAAAGTTTGGAATGCATATCAATTGAAAGATCATCTTCTGGGAAGCTTCGATTGGAGTGTTTGGAAG AGGCAGATTTGGGGAAACTAAATGCAAAATTACAG ATTTTGCAAAAGGTCAAAGAAGAGGAGAAACATCGCATATCATGTGGATCACCTGTTCATTCTCATGAAAATATAGATAGCCAGTGTTCAGCTGATAAATTTCCTGTCATGGATGGGAAGGTTCAATCTGAAACTCCCTGCCAGGAAATTCCTTCTATAGCATCAAGTTTTAATTATACTCATAGTAATCAATCTGGGAGTATTGATCAGTGTTCCAGACCTTCAGAAGGAGTAATAGAGAGCGGATCATCTGCTTCTGCTGTCTATTCCAATTTAAAGTCTGATATTTCAATGTCAGATGGAGAAATATGCTTGGACAAGCTATCAATCAGAGAACTGCATGAACTGTTTAAGGTAACGTTTGGTCGGGAAACTACTGTGAAAGACAAACAGTGGCTGAAAAGGAGGATTGCCATGAGTTTAACCAACTCATGTGATGTTTCAGCTACAACTTTCATTATTAAAGATAACAAAATAGttagaaaatttgaagaagacAGTTCTGGAAATATGAATGCTGGATCTTTAATCTCTTCGGAAAATATGACTGAAGAAGATGTCAACTTTAAGGATTCATCTGCTGTAGATGCTTGTGGAATTGATGATAACCAAGTTGTTTCTGAAACAAGATCAGAAAATGGATTGGAATATGAGAATTATCAGACAGGACAAAGAGCTGCAAAAAGAATTCGGAGACCTACGAAGAGATATATTGAAGAGCTCTCTGAAAATGAATCTAGAGAGCACAATCCGAGGTTGTCAATTTCTAATAAAACCGTGGGATTTGGACATGTTTCTCCAACTTCGAATGTCAGGCCTGCTAGAAATGCTTTTTCAGAGGCGAGAACATATAGCACCAGGTTAGACTCTCTTGGAGGTTCTAATGTCCAAATTCCTTGTGTGTCTCGGGTTCGGAGAAGTCGTCCAAGAAAAGATATCGCGTCTCTTATG AAATTCCATCCAACTGGAATGGGTGAGGCTGAAAAACTGAGTAATAAGCTCCTTGAGCATAGTTCTGATGCTGGTAGTGACTTTTCAGACAAAGTTTTGAAGTCAAGAATGCCTGCAAAGTTTCATCAACCA TCCTCTTCTGAACCTGTGAAAGAGCAGTGTCCAGTAATATGCCCGATTGAGCTACGGCAGGAATTGAGGCCAAAAAGGGCAGATCCATCTGGCCATACTTCAGATGACAATAATATAGTTACTGTTCCCACTGCAAAAGGAGGGATGAGGAGGAAGCATCATCGTGCATGGACTCTTGTTGAGGTGATTAAATTGGTGGAAGGTGTGTCACGGTGTGGAGCAGGGAGGTGGTCTGAAATCAAACGGCTCTCCTTTGCATCATACTCATATCGTACCTCTGTTGATCTTAAG GACAAGTGGAGGAATTTGCTCAAAGCTAGCTTTGCACTGGCACCTGCAGATGAGGGG
- the LOC100782501 gene encoding uncharacterized protein isoform X2, producing the protein METVVGIEDNDDGRFEDSGVDRSSSALSSPKQISNPIVYKLVRVEGDGKLVPATDDEVMEVGDFLEYENSEMHVVTNTGQSLECISIERSSSGKLRLECLEEADLGKLNAKLQYIEQILQKVKEEEKHRISCGSPVHSHENIDSQCSADKFPVMDGKVQSETPCQEIPSIASSFNYTHSNQSGSIDQCSRPSEGVIESGSSASAVYSNLKSDISMSDGEICLDKLSIRELHELFKVTFGRETTVKDKQWLKRRIAMSLTNSCDVSATTFIIKDNKIVRKFEEDSSGNMNAGSLISSENMTEEDVNFKDSSAVDACGIDDNQVVSETRSENGLEYENYQTGQRAAKRIRRPTKRYIEELSENESREHNPRLSISNKTVGFGHVSPTSNVRPARNAFSEARTYSTRLDSLGGSNVQIPCVSRVRRSRPRKDIASLMKFHPTGMGEAEKLSNKLLEHSSDAGSDFSDKVLKSRMPAKFHQPSSSEPVKEQCPVICPIELRQELRPKRADPSGHTSDDNNIVTVPTAKGGMRRKHHRAWTLVEVIKLVEGVSRCGAGRWSEIKRLSFASYSYRTSVDLKDKWRNLLKASFALAPADEGINSRKHGTAPIPEKILLRVRELAEMNSQVPPNYSSSQLASGGGSVHGDRSGYL; encoded by the exons ATGGAAACTGTGGTTGGAATTGAGGACAATGACGATGGAAGGTTTGAAGACAGTGGGGTTGATAGAAGCAGTTCGGCTTTGTCTTCACCGAAGCAAATTTCCAACCCAATTGTATACAAGCTTGTTCGG GTTGAAGGTGATGGGAAGTTAGTGCCTGCAACGGATGATGAAGTAATGGAGGTGGGGGATTTTCTTGAGTATGAAAATAGTGAAATGCATGTTGTCACAAACACTGGACAAAGTTTGGAATGCATATCAATTGAAAGATCATCTTCTGGGAAGCTTCGATTGGAGTGTTTGGAAG AGGCAGATTTGGGGAAACTAAATGCAAAATTACAG TACATTGAGCAGATTTTGCAAAAGGTCAAAGAAGAGGAGAAACATCGCATATCATGTGGATCACCTGTTCATTCTCATGAAAATATAGATAGCCAGTGTTCAGCTGATAAATTTCCTGTCATGGATGGGAAGGTTCAATCTGAAACTCCCTGCCAGGAAATTCCTTCTATAGCATCAAGTTTTAATTATACTCATAGTAATCAATCTGGGAGTATTGATCAGTGTTCCAGACCTTCAGAAGGAGTAATAGAGAGCGGATCATCTGCTTCTGCTGTCTATTCCAATTTAAAGTCTGATATTTCAATGTCAGATGGAGAAATATGCTTGGACAAGCTATCAATCAGAGAACTGCATGAACTGTTTAAGGTAACGTTTGGTCGGGAAACTACTGTGAAAGACAAACAGTGGCTGAAAAGGAGGATTGCCATGAGTTTAACCAACTCATGTGATGTTTCAGCTACAACTTTCATTATTAAAGATAACAAAATAGttagaaaatttgaagaagacAGTTCTGGAAATATGAATGCTGGATCTTTAATCTCTTCGGAAAATATGACTGAAGAAGATGTCAACTTTAAGGATTCATCTGCTGTAGATGCTTGTGGAATTGATGATAACCAAGTTGTTTCTGAAACAAGATCAGAAAATGGATTGGAATATGAGAATTATCAGACAGGACAAAGAGCTGCAAAAAGAATTCGGAGACCTACGAAGAGATATATTGAAGAGCTCTCTGAAAATGAATCTAGAGAGCACAATCCGAGGTTGTCAATTTCTAATAAAACCGTGGGATTTGGACATGTTTCTCCAACTTCGAATGTCAGGCCTGCTAGAAATGCTTTTTCAGAGGCGAGAACATATAGCACCAGGTTAGACTCTCTTGGAGGTTCTAATGTCCAAATTCCTTGTGTGTCTCGGGTTCGGAGAAGTCGTCCAAGAAAAGATATCGCGTCTCTTATG AAATTCCATCCAACTGGAATGGGTGAGGCTGAAAAACTGAGTAATAAGCTCCTTGAGCATAGTTCTGATGCTGGTAGTGACTTTTCAGACAAAGTTTTGAAGTCAAGAATGCCTGCAAAGTTTCATCAACCA TCCTCTTCTGAACCTGTGAAAGAGCAGTGTCCAGTAATATGCCCGATTGAGCTACGGCAGGAATTGAGGCCAAAAAGGGCAGATCCATCTGGCCATACTTCAGATGACAATAATATAGTTACTGTTCCCACTGCAAAAGGAGGGATGAGGAGGAAGCATCATCGTGCATGGACTCTTGTTGAGGTGATTAAATTGGTGGAAGGTGTGTCACGGTGTGGAGCAGGGAGGTGGTCTGAAATCAAACGGCTCTCCTTTGCATCATACTCATATCGTACCTCTGTTGATCTTAAG GACAAGTGGAGGAATTTGCTCAAAGCTAGCTTTGCACTGGCACCTGCAGATGAGGGG
- the LOC100782501 gene encoding uncharacterized protein isoform X3: METVVGIEDNDDGRFEDSGVDRSSSALSSPKQISNPIVYKLVRVEGDGKLVPATDDEVMEVGDFLEYENSEMHVVTNTGQSLECISIERSSSGKLRLECLEGTAEADLGKLNAKLQILQKVKEEEKHRISCGSPVHSHENIDSQCSADKFPVMDGKVQSETPCQEIPSIASSFNYTHSNQSGSIDQCSRPSEGVIESGSSASAVYSNLKSDISMSDGEICLDKLSIRELHELFKVTFGRETTVKDKQWLKRRIAMSLTNSCDVSATTFIIKDNKIVRKFEEDSSGNMNAGSLISSENMTEEDVNFKDSSAVDACGIDDNQVVSETRSENGLEYENYQTGQRAAKRIRRPTKRYIEELSENESREHNPRLSISNKTVGFGHVSPTSNVRPARNAFSEARTYSTRLDSLGGSNVQIPCVSRVRRSRPRKDIASLMKFHPTGMGEAEKLSNKLLEHSSDAGSDFSDKVLKSRMPAKFHQPSSSEPVKEQCPVICPIELRQELRPKRADPSGHTSDDNNIVTVPTAKGGMRRKHHRAWTLVEVIKLVEGVSRCGAGRWSEIKRLSFASYSYRTSVDLKDKWRNLLKASFALAPADEGINSRKHGTAPIPEKILLRVRELAEMNSQVPPNYSSSQLASGGGSVHGDRSGYL; this comes from the exons ATGGAAACTGTGGTTGGAATTGAGGACAATGACGATGGAAGGTTTGAAGACAGTGGGGTTGATAGAAGCAGTTCGGCTTTGTCTTCACCGAAGCAAATTTCCAACCCAATTGTATACAAGCTTGTTCGG GTTGAAGGTGATGGGAAGTTAGTGCCTGCAACGGATGATGAAGTAATGGAGGTGGGGGATTTTCTTGAGTATGAAAATAGTGAAATGCATGTTGTCACAAACACTGGACAAAGTTTGGAATGCATATCAATTGAAAGATCATCTTCTGGGAAGCTTCGATTGGAGTGTTTGGAAG GAACTGCAGAGGCAGATTTGGGGAAACTAAATGCAAAATTACAG ATTTTGCAAAAGGTCAAAGAAGAGGAGAAACATCGCATATCATGTGGATCACCTGTTCATTCTCATGAAAATATAGATAGCCAGTGTTCAGCTGATAAATTTCCTGTCATGGATGGGAAGGTTCAATCTGAAACTCCCTGCCAGGAAATTCCTTCTATAGCATCAAGTTTTAATTATACTCATAGTAATCAATCTGGGAGTATTGATCAGTGTTCCAGACCTTCAGAAGGAGTAATAGAGAGCGGATCATCTGCTTCTGCTGTCTATTCCAATTTAAAGTCTGATATTTCAATGTCAGATGGAGAAATATGCTTGGACAAGCTATCAATCAGAGAACTGCATGAACTGTTTAAGGTAACGTTTGGTCGGGAAACTACTGTGAAAGACAAACAGTGGCTGAAAAGGAGGATTGCCATGAGTTTAACCAACTCATGTGATGTTTCAGCTACAACTTTCATTATTAAAGATAACAAAATAGttagaaaatttgaagaagacAGTTCTGGAAATATGAATGCTGGATCTTTAATCTCTTCGGAAAATATGACTGAAGAAGATGTCAACTTTAAGGATTCATCTGCTGTAGATGCTTGTGGAATTGATGATAACCAAGTTGTTTCTGAAACAAGATCAGAAAATGGATTGGAATATGAGAATTATCAGACAGGACAAAGAGCTGCAAAAAGAATTCGGAGACCTACGAAGAGATATATTGAAGAGCTCTCTGAAAATGAATCTAGAGAGCACAATCCGAGGTTGTCAATTTCTAATAAAACCGTGGGATTTGGACATGTTTCTCCAACTTCGAATGTCAGGCCTGCTAGAAATGCTTTTTCAGAGGCGAGAACATATAGCACCAGGTTAGACTCTCTTGGAGGTTCTAATGTCCAAATTCCTTGTGTGTCTCGGGTTCGGAGAAGTCGTCCAAGAAAAGATATCGCGTCTCTTATG AAATTCCATCCAACTGGAATGGGTGAGGCTGAAAAACTGAGTAATAAGCTCCTTGAGCATAGTTCTGATGCTGGTAGTGACTTTTCAGACAAAGTTTTGAAGTCAAGAATGCCTGCAAAGTTTCATCAACCA TCCTCTTCTGAACCTGTGAAAGAGCAGTGTCCAGTAATATGCCCGATTGAGCTACGGCAGGAATTGAGGCCAAAAAGGGCAGATCCATCTGGCCATACTTCAGATGACAATAATATAGTTACTGTTCCCACTGCAAAAGGAGGGATGAGGAGGAAGCATCATCGTGCATGGACTCTTGTTGAGGTGATTAAATTGGTGGAAGGTGTGTCACGGTGTGGAGCAGGGAGGTGGTCTGAAATCAAACGGCTCTCCTTTGCATCATACTCATATCGTACCTCTGTTGATCTTAAG GACAAGTGGAGGAATTTGCTCAAAGCTAGCTTTGCACTGGCACCTGCAGATGAGGGG
- the LOC100305672 gene encoding developmentally-regulated G-protein 2 yields MGIIEKIKEIEAEMARTQKNKATEYHLGQLKAKIAKLRTQLLEPPKGSSGGGEGFEVTKFGHGRVALIGFPSVGKSTLLTMLTGTHSEAASYEFTTLTCIPGIIHYNDTKIQLLDLPGIIEGASEGKGRGRQVIAVAKSSDIVLMVLDASKSEGHRQILTKELEAVGLRLNKRPPQIYFKKKKTGGISFNSTLPLTHVDEKLCYQILHEYKIHNAEILFREDATVDDLIDVIEGNRKYMKCVYVYNKIDVIGIDDVDRLARQPNSVVISCNLKLNLDRLLARMWDEMGLVRVYTKPQGQQPDFGDPVVLSADRGGCTVEDFCNHIHRSLVKDVKYVLVWGISARHYPQHCGLSHNLRDEDVVQIVKKKEKEEGGRGRFKSHSNAPARISDREKKAPLKT; encoded by the exons ATGGGTATCATTGAAAAGATCAAAGAAATTGAAGCCGAGATGGCTCGGACCCAGAAAAACAAAGCCACAG AGTATCATCTCGGGCAGCTCAAGGCAAAAATAGCAAAACTGAGGACACAATTATTGGAGCCTCCAAAA GGTTCTAGTGGAGGTGGAGAAGGATTTGAAGttacaaaatttggtcatgGACGTGTTGCACTGATTGGATTTCCAAG TGTGGGGAAGTCTACTCTTTTGACAATGTTAACGGGCACACATTCTGAAGCTGCATCTTATGAGTTTACAACTTTGACCTGTATTCCTGGGATTATACACTATAATGATACTAAAATTCAGTTACTTGATCTTCCTGGAATTATTGAAGGTGCTTCTGAAGGCAAGGGACGTGGAAGACAG GTTATTGCTGTTGCTAAATCTTCTGACATAGTATTGATGGTTCTTGATGCTTCCAAA AGTGAGGGTCATAGGCAAATATTGACCAAAGAGCTGGAAGCTGTGGGTTTGCGGTTAAACAAGAGACCACCTCAG atatattttaaaaagaaaaagacaggGGGCATTTCATTCAACAGCACTTTGCCTTTGACTCATGTGGATGAGAAGCTTTGTTATCAGATTCTGCACGAGTACAAAATTCACAATGCAGAG ATCCTTTTCCGTGAGGATGCCACAGTGGATGATCTCATAGATGTCATTGAAGGAAACCGGAAATACATGAAGTGTGTATATGTCTACAACAAGATAGATGTTATTGGTATTGATGATGTGGACAGATTAGCCCGCCAACCAAATTCTGTTGTCATTAGCTGCAATTTGAAG CTGAACTTAGACAGACTGCTTGCAAGGATGTGGGATGAAATGGGTCTGGTTAGAGTTTACACAAAACCACAAGGCCAGCAGCCCGATTTTGGCGATCCTGTGGTTCTTTCTGCT GATAGAGGTGGCTGTACTGTAGAAGACTTCTGCAACCATATACACAGAAGTTTGGTGAAGGATGTGAAGTATGTTCTGGTCTGGGGTATTAGTGCAAGGCACTACCCACAACATTGTGGTCTTAGTCATAATCTTCGTGACGAAGATGTGGTTCAGATTGTTAAGAAAAAG GAAAAGGAAGAGGGAGGAAGGGGACGATTTAAATCACATTCCAATGCTCCTGCTAGGATATCTGACAGAGAGAAGAAGGCACCACTGAAGACATAA